One stretch of Streptomyces sp. NBC_01363 DNA includes these proteins:
- a CDS encoding TetR/AcrR family transcriptional regulator: protein MTTRTDAPTRREQILKEAARLFAERGFHGVGVDEIGAAVGISGPGLYRHFPGKDAMLAELLVGISERLLAGGQLRVSEDAACEGGSPRALLDALIEGHIDFALDDRPLITLHDRELDRLRDTDRKRVRQLQRQYVEVWVEVVREMYPDLPEHEARAAVHAVFGLLNSTPHLGRPGAQPDRADTAALLHRLARGAFEAAARA from the coding sequence ATGACCACGAGGACGGACGCCCCCACCCGCCGCGAGCAGATCCTCAAGGAGGCCGCCCGCCTCTTTGCCGAGCGCGGCTTCCACGGCGTCGGTGTCGACGAGATAGGTGCCGCCGTCGGCATCAGTGGCCCCGGGCTCTACCGGCACTTCCCCGGCAAGGACGCGATGCTCGCCGAGCTGCTGGTCGGCATCAGCGAGCGGCTGCTGGCGGGCGGGCAGCTGCGCGTCTCGGAGGACGCGGCCTGCGAGGGCGGCTCCCCGCGGGCCCTGCTCGACGCGCTCATCGAGGGGCACATCGATTTCGCCCTCGACGACCGCCCCCTGATCACCCTCCACGACCGCGAGCTGGACCGGCTGCGGGACACCGACCGCAAGCGGGTCCGCCAGCTCCAGCGGCAGTACGTCGAGGTGTGGGTGGAGGTGGTCCGCGAGATGTACCCGGACCTGCCCGAGCACGAGGCCCGCGCCGCCGTCCACGCCGTCTTCGGGCTGCTGAACTCGACCCCGCACCTGGGCCGCCCCGGCGCGCAGCCGGACCGCGCGGACACGGCGGCGCTGCTGCACCGGCTGGCGCGTGGGGCCTTCGAGGCGGCGGCCCGCGCGTAG
- a CDS encoding glycosyltransferase: MKTCQVSIVVPCFNEDEVIEVFHRALISALEPTRRTFEICYVDDGSSDRTRLRIGSLATADQRVRYTSFSRNFGKEAAMLAGLRMSRGDAVVLMDADLQHPPELLPRMLELRQRGYDQVVARRDRAGEGALRTFLSALYYRVMGRCMDVQVVDGEGDFRLLSRTAVDAVLALPETNRFSKGIFSWIGFDTVGFTYRNMQRAAGDSKWGGRRLLNYGIDGLISFNSHPLRLAIHIGLALALAALGYAVWTIVGVVLHGVVVPGYTTLLTAVVALGGIQLATLGVIGEYVGRIYSESKRRPHYLVRETDESPHVLPVDIPAEARSGPPAPEGGRPSARRTGATALGASRRRTVRQFIEFGLIGIINTAVYLAVYASLNVWIPYLAAHVIGYAVSVVGSFLLNSCITCRTKPTWQAFVRYPLSSVVNLVLTGILLYLGVSRLGMDKNIAAVAAGILATPFSFLLARWAIDSGAALARQGGGPAGSSTGHTTP, encoded by the coding sequence ATGAAAACATGTCAGGTTTCGATCGTTGTCCCCTGTTTCAATGAGGACGAGGTCATCGAGGTGTTCCACCGTGCGTTGATCTCCGCCCTCGAACCGACTCGGCGGACCTTCGAGATCTGTTATGTCGACGACGGCAGCAGCGACCGGACCAGGCTCCGGATCGGTTCGCTCGCCACTGCGGACCAGCGGGTCCGCTATACCTCCTTCAGCCGTAATTTCGGCAAGGAGGCCGCGATGCTCGCGGGACTGCGCATGTCCCGCGGCGACGCCGTCGTCCTCATGGACGCCGACCTCCAGCACCCGCCCGAACTGCTGCCCCGCATGCTGGAGCTGCGGCAGCGCGGCTACGACCAGGTCGTCGCGCGGCGCGACCGCGCGGGAGAAGGCGCCCTGCGTACCTTTCTCAGCGCCCTCTACTACCGGGTCATGGGCCGGTGCATGGACGTCCAGGTCGTCGACGGCGAGGGCGACTTCAGGCTGCTGTCGCGCACCGCCGTGGACGCCGTGCTCGCGCTGCCCGAGACCAACCGGTTCTCCAAGGGGATCTTCTCCTGGATCGGCTTCGACACCGTCGGTTTCACCTACCGGAACATGCAGCGCGCGGCGGGAGATTCGAAGTGGGGCGGCAGACGCCTGCTCAACTACGGGATCGACGGGCTGATCTCCTTCAACAGCCATCCGCTGCGCCTGGCCATCCACATCGGCCTCGCGCTCGCGCTGGCGGCACTGGGATACGCCGTGTGGACCATCGTCGGCGTCGTGCTCCACGGTGTCGTCGTACCCGGCTACACCACCCTGCTGACCGCCGTCGTGGCGCTCGGCGGAATCCAGCTCGCCACGCTCGGCGTCATCGGCGAATACGTGGGACGGATCTACTCCGAGTCGAAACGCCGCCCGCACTACCTGGTGCGGGAGACGGACGAATCTCCGCACGTCCTCCCGGTCGATATTCCGGCAGAGGCGCGTTCGGGCCCGCCCGCCCCCGAGGGCGGGAGACCGTCGGCGCGACGCACCGGGGCGACCGCGCTCGGGGCGTCGAGGAGGCGCACCGTACGCCAGTTCATCGAATTCGGGTTGATCGGAATCATCAATACGGCGGTATATCTGGCGGTATACGCCTCGTTGAATGTCTGGATTCCCTATCTGGCCGCACACGTCATCGGATACGCGGTCAGCGTCGTGGGATCATTCCTGCTCAACTCCTGCATCACCTGCCGCACGAAGCCGACCTGGCAGGCCTTCGTCCGGTATCCCCTGTCGAGCGTCGTCAATCTCGTACTCACCGGAATTCTGCTCTACCTCGGCGTGAGCAGGCTGGGCATGGACAAGAACATCGCCGCCGTGGCCGCGGGGATCCTCGCCACCCCCTTCTCGTTCCTGCTCGCCCGCTGGGCCATCGACTCCGGTGCCGCCCTCGCCCGACAGGGCGGCGGCCCGGCCGGGAGCAGTACCGGACACACCACACCGTGA
- a CDS encoding DUF6056 family protein translates to MTTDTSKSAGTQAESEESPRPEPRSGPARRWAAIGTSGLALLPLALLGAAFWIGRLVRPGGDDWCFLPVVRDGGASGMIGKFFLHDNGRIANALLVIGYGSFGVPGHQWFALVSGVLMLGILWALIASALKRAGLTAPRGLALLVGATTAALFFFATPNPYKAFYWPASSVSHTVAPVLACAAVIPLLRARTRRGRDFALGVGYLAGIFIGTLSEETAIVAFVVLAAVLLLSRWALPGAGRTRTRVWCVVAFAGVAVGTVILYLSPGARTRRGRFGADSASMFGPEALTTAMRAFGHVLGTIFTTWQYLGAVAVGVLLGLLVRGGERGTDAPEGSLRRRPFLLVLVGFLAFLVSGYLCVVVAYPAFGASVATASRIWGDFLLLYVLLLVGVGALSGRALRARRWGIRAATATAAGVVCAATCVGLAVPLLRLERQMEVRAQRWDRQDRSLRNGAARGAKVLPYTPVSVSGMLEPFGNHGRRAWPAQCVAQYYHLKKITHSTRLP, encoded by the coding sequence ATGACCACGGACACGTCGAAATCCGCAGGCACACAGGCGGAGAGCGAGGAATCCCCCCGGCCGGAACCCCGTTCGGGCCCCGCGCGGCGATGGGCGGCGATCGGGACGTCGGGCCTTGCCCTGCTGCCGCTCGCCCTGCTCGGCGCGGCCTTCTGGATCGGCCGACTGGTCCGCCCGGGAGGGGACGACTGGTGCTTCCTCCCGGTCGTACGGGACGGGGGCGCCTCCGGGATGATCGGGAAGTTCTTCCTCCATGACAACGGACGCATCGCCAACGCGCTGCTCGTCATCGGGTACGGATCCTTCGGCGTCCCGGGCCATCAATGGTTCGCCCTGGTCAGCGGGGTGCTCATGCTGGGCATCCTCTGGGCGCTGATCGCCTCCGCGCTCAAGAGGGCCGGGCTGACCGCGCCACGCGGGCTGGCGCTGCTGGTGGGCGCGACGACGGCGGCGCTCTTCTTCTTCGCGACGCCCAACCCGTACAAGGCGTTCTACTGGCCCGCCTCCTCCGTCTCGCACACCGTCGCACCGGTGCTGGCCTGCGCCGCCGTGATCCCGCTGCTGCGCGCACGGACACGGCGGGGACGCGACTTCGCGCTGGGCGTCGGGTACCTGGCGGGGATCTTCATCGGCACCCTGTCGGAGGAGACGGCGATCGTCGCGTTCGTCGTGCTCGCCGCCGTCCTGCTGCTGAGCCGGTGGGCCCTTCCCGGGGCCGGCCGGACCCGTACGCGCGTCTGGTGCGTGGTCGCCTTCGCCGGGGTCGCCGTCGGGACGGTCATCCTGTACCTGTCGCCCGGCGCACGCACCCGGCGTGGACGGTTCGGCGCCGACAGCGCCTCCATGTTCGGCCCGGAGGCGCTGACCACGGCGATGCGGGCGTTCGGACACGTCCTGGGGACGATCTTCACGACCTGGCAGTACCTGGGAGCGGTCGCCGTCGGCGTGCTGCTGGGCCTGCTGGTGCGCGGGGGCGAGCGGGGAACGGACGCGCCGGAAGGGTCCCTGCGCCGCAGGCCCTTCCTCCTGGTTCTCGTCGGATTCCTCGCCTTCCTGGTCTCCGGCTACCTCTGCGTCGTCGTCGCCTACCCCGCCTTCGGGGCGAGCGTGGCGACCGCGTCGCGCATCTGGGGCGACTTCCTCCTGTTGTACGTGCTGCTCCTGGTCGGCGTCGGTGCCCTGTCGGGACGGGCGTTGCGGGCCCGCAGGTGGGGGATCCGCGCGGCGACGGCGACGGCCGCCGGAGTCGTGTGCGCCGCGACCTGCGTCGGCCTCGCCGTCCCGCTGCTCCGGCTGGAACGGCAGATGGAGGTGCGCGCCCAGCGGTGGGACCGGCAGGACCGCTCGCTGAGGAACGGGGCGGCGCGCGGCGCCAAGGTGCTCCCGTACACGCCGGTGTCGGTCAGCGGGATGCTGGAGCCGTTCGGCAACCACGGCCGGCGGGCGTGGCCGGCGCAGTGCGTCGCCCAGTACTACCACCTGAAGAAGATCACGCACTCGACCCGGCTGCCCTGA
- a CDS encoding phosphatase, with protein MPIPSRAALVEHLVRTRIAGDVATPRDNNLSHYRKLANGDRHYWLGLELGDRWRDEQDVLAVMAERCGVSDDPEHRFGQDTIDPELTVDALERMAARLRKAAAGSERVLFATGHPGGLLDVHRQTADALRAAGCEIVRIPSGLIADEGMVFQFADVAVQERGATLWHTHSPAPMAAILDGLEREGRPLPDLVVADHGWAGCAAQRGLDAVGYADCNDPALFLGEAEGTLQVAVPLDDHVLDPRFYDPMTEYLLDAAGLIQD; from the coding sequence ATGCCGATACCCAGCCGCGCCGCCCTCGTCGAACACCTCGTCCGCACGCGCATAGCCGGAGACGTCGCCACACCGCGCGACAACAACCTCTCCCACTACCGCAAGCTCGCCAACGGCGACCGTCACTACTGGCTGGGTCTGGAGCTCGGCGACCGGTGGCGCGACGAGCAGGACGTGCTGGCGGTGATGGCCGAGCGCTGCGGGGTCAGCGACGACCCGGAGCACCGGTTCGGGCAGGACACCATCGACCCGGAGCTGACGGTCGACGCCCTGGAGCGGATGGCGGCGCGGCTGCGGAAGGCGGCGGCGGGATCGGAGCGGGTGCTGTTCGCGACCGGGCACCCGGGCGGGCTCCTCGATGTGCACCGGCAGACCGCGGACGCGCTGCGGGCCGCCGGATGCGAGATCGTACGGATCCCCTCGGGGCTGATCGCCGACGAGGGCATGGTGTTCCAGTTCGCGGACGTCGCGGTGCAGGAGCGCGGCGCGACTCTCTGGCACACCCACTCGCCCGCCCCGATGGCCGCCATCCTGGACGGTCTGGAGCGCGAGGGCCGACCGCTGCCGGACCTGGTCGTCGCCGACCACGGCTGGGCGGGGTGCGCGGCGCAGCGCGGGCTGGACGCGGTGGGGTACGCGGACTGCAACGACCCGGCGCTCTTCCTCGGTGAGGCGGAGGGGACGCTCCAGGTGGCCGTCCCGCTGGACGACCATGTGCTGGACCCGCGGTTCTACGACCCGATGACGGAGTACCTGCTGGACGCGGCGGGGCTGATCCAGGACTGA
- a CDS encoding cation diffusion facilitator family transporter, with product MSDAKTGGGESTFTVIVAAAANLGIAVAKAVAGLISGSSAMLSEAAHSVADTVTELLLLTALRRSEKPADEEHPLGYGPERYIWAMLASVATFVGGAVFSVYDGIHTLAAGEELGNPLVSYLVLAVAFLLEGYSLRTGLRQVRGEAARLRAPVGHYFRHTPDTAVKAVVMEDSAALAGLLLAAGGLLGGQLTGSGVWDGIASILIGLLLVYVAWVLGRSNAQLLIGRPVPQQMRAGIREELLSVPHIIEVLELTTLIQGPAEILIAAKIDFRDASTAEQIEWACEEAEEQLRERYPSIRRVYLDPTPGLRQRLRGPGTGTGSV from the coding sequence ATGAGCGACGCGAAGACCGGTGGTGGGGAGTCCACGTTCACGGTCATCGTCGCGGCCGCCGCCAATCTCGGCATCGCGGTGGCGAAGGCCGTCGCCGGGCTGATCAGCGGATCGAGCGCGATGCTCTCCGAGGCGGCGCACTCGGTCGCCGACACGGTCACCGAGCTGCTGCTGCTCACCGCGCTGAGACGCAGCGAGAAGCCCGCGGACGAGGAACACCCGCTGGGCTACGGCCCCGAACGGTACATCTGGGCGATGCTCGCCTCCGTGGCCACGTTCGTCGGCGGCGCGGTCTTCTCCGTCTACGACGGCATCCACACCCTCGCGGCGGGCGAGGAGCTCGGCAATCCGCTCGTCTCGTACCTCGTGCTCGCGGTGGCCTTCCTGCTGGAGGGCTACTCGCTGCGGACCGGGCTCCGGCAGGTCCGCGGCGAGGCCGCGCGGCTGCGGGCGCCGGTCGGGCACTACTTCCGCCACACCCCCGACACCGCGGTCAAGGCCGTGGTGATGGAGGACTCGGCGGCGCTGGCGGGTCTGCTGCTCGCCGCGGGCGGACTGCTCGGCGGCCAGCTGACCGGTTCCGGGGTCTGGGACGGCATCGCGTCGATCCTGATCGGTCTGCTGCTGGTGTACGTCGCCTGGGTACTGGGCCGGTCCAACGCCCAGCTGCTGATCGGCCGTCCGGTGCCGCAGCAGATGCGCGCCGGCATCCGTGAGGAACTGCTCTCCGTCCCGCACATCATCGAGGTACTGGAACTCACCACGCTCATCCAGGGGCCGGCCGAGATCCTGATCGCCGCGAAGATCGACTTCCGGGACGCCTCGACCGCCGAGCAGATCGAGTGGGCGTGCGAGGAGGCGGAGGAGCAGCTGCGGGAGCGCTATCCGTCGATCCGCCGGGTGTATCTGGACCCGACCCCGGGCCTGAGGCAACGGCTGCGCGGGCCCGGTACCGGTACCGGATCGGTCTGA
- a CDS encoding acyl-CoA thioesterase II has product MSAALDSLLDLLDLEQIERDIFRGTSRSAVVPRVFGGQVAAQALVAAGRTVPADRTAHSLHSYFLRMGDPGAPIVYSVDRIRDGRSFTTRRVVAVQHGQPIFHLSASFQTYEEGLEHQAAMPPAPDPETLPTAAQLLPRYADRFSEPGVVDRLIEARAAVDLRYVDAPPFGSVGEPREPRSQVWFRTNGKLADDPLLHVCMATYVSDMTLLDSVLLAHGRGGWAVGDVVGASLDHAMWFHRPFRADEWLLYDQESPSASGGRGLGQARIYTQDGRLAITVIQEGVVRVPRD; this is encoded by the coding sequence ATGAGCGCAGCACTCGACTCCCTGCTCGATCTGCTCGACCTGGAGCAGATCGAGCGGGACATCTTCCGGGGTACGAGCCGTTCGGCGGTCGTGCCCCGTGTCTTCGGCGGCCAGGTCGCGGCCCAGGCCCTGGTCGCCGCGGGCCGCACCGTCCCCGCCGACCGGACCGCCCACTCCCTGCATTCCTACTTCCTGCGGATGGGCGACCCGGGCGCGCCGATCGTCTACAGCGTCGACCGCATCCGCGACGGCCGCTCCTTCACCACCCGCCGGGTCGTCGCCGTCCAGCACGGCCAGCCGATCTTCCATCTCTCGGCCTCGTTCCAGACGTACGAGGAGGGCCTGGAGCACCAGGCGGCCATGCCGCCCGCCCCGGACCCGGAGACGCTGCCCACGGCGGCGCAGCTGCTGCCCCGGTACGCGGACCGCTTCAGCGAGCCGGGGGTCGTGGACCGGCTGATCGAGGCGCGGGCCGCGGTCGACCTGCGCTACGTGGACGCCCCGCCCTTCGGCAGCGTCGGCGAACCGCGCGAGCCCCGCTCCCAGGTGTGGTTCCGCACCAACGGCAAGCTCGCGGACGATCCGCTGCTCCATGTCTGCATGGCGACGTACGTCTCCGACATGACACTGCTCGACTCGGTGCTCCTCGCCCACGGGCGCGGGGGCTGGGCGGTCGGCGACGTGGTCGGCGCGAGCCTGGACCACGCGATGTGGTTCCACCGGCCGTTCCGGGCCGACGAATGGCTGCTGTACGACCAGGAGTCGCCGTCCGCGTCCGGCGGGCGCGGGCTGGGTCAGGCCCGGATCTACACGCAGGACGGCCGGCTGGCGATCACCGTCATCCAGGAGGGCGTGGTTCGCGTCCCCCGGGACTGA
- a CDS encoding acyl-CoA dehydrogenase family protein codes for MRRTVFNEDHEAFRETIRAFIEAEVAPVYDEWFAAGQVPRDFYYKLAELGIFGIEVPEEFGGAGVESFKFEAIISEECARAAVNFGGSGVHVLLCLPYIKAYATEEQKKRWLPDFVTGKSMYAIAMTEPGTGSDLAGMKTTAKLSEDGTHYILNGAKTFITGGVHADRVIVCARTDAPRADDRRHGISLLVVDTKAEGYSVGRKLDKLGLRTSDTAELAFVDVKVPVEDLLGEENKGFSYLGQNLPQERLGIAVGAYAQAKAAVRFAQQYVSERTVFGKTVASFQNTKFELAACQAEVDAAEAVCDRAIEAHDAGELTAAEAASAKLFCTEVAHRVIDRCLQLHGGYGYMNEYPVARLYADNRVNRIYGGTSEVMKSIIAKSMGL; via the coding sequence GTGCGCCGTACGGTATTCAACGAGGACCACGAGGCGTTCCGGGAGACCATCCGCGCCTTCATCGAGGCCGAGGTCGCCCCCGTCTACGACGAGTGGTTCGCGGCCGGCCAGGTGCCCCGCGACTTCTACTACAAGCTCGCCGAGCTGGGCATATTCGGCATCGAGGTACCGGAGGAGTTCGGCGGCGCCGGGGTCGAGTCCTTCAAGTTCGAGGCGATCATCTCCGAGGAGTGCGCCCGCGCGGCGGTCAACTTCGGCGGCTCCGGCGTGCATGTGCTGCTCTGCCTGCCGTACATCAAGGCGTACGCCACCGAGGAGCAGAAGAAGCGCTGGCTGCCGGACTTCGTCACCGGCAAGTCGATGTACGCCATCGCCATGACCGAGCCGGGCACCGGTTCCGACCTGGCCGGCATGAAGACCACCGCCAAGCTCTCCGAGGACGGCACGCACTACATCCTCAACGGCGCCAAGACCTTCATCACCGGTGGCGTCCACGCCGACCGGGTCATCGTCTGCGCCCGCACCGACGCGCCCAGGGCGGACGACCGGCGGCACGGCATCTCGCTCCTCGTCGTCGACACCAAGGCCGAGGGCTACTCGGTCGGCCGCAAGCTCGACAAGCTGGGCCTGCGCACCTCCGACACCGCCGAGCTGGCCTTCGTCGACGTCAAGGTGCCGGTCGAGGACCTCCTCGGCGAGGAGAACAAGGGCTTCTCCTACCTCGGCCAGAACCTCCCGCAGGAGCGCCTCGGCATCGCCGTCGGCGCGTACGCCCAGGCCAAGGCGGCCGTCCGGTTCGCCCAGCAGTACGTTTCCGAGCGCACCGTCTTCGGCAAGACCGTCGCGTCCTTCCAGAACACCAAGTTCGAACTGGCCGCCTGCCAGGCCGAGGTGGACGCCGCCGAAGCCGTCTGCGACCGTGCCATCGAGGCCCACGACGCCGGTGAGCTGACCGCCGCCGAGGCCGCCTCCGCGAAGCTGTTCTGCACCGAGGTCGCGCACCGCGTCATCGACCGCTGCCTCCAGCTGCACGGCGGCTACGGCTACATGAACGAGTACCCGGTCGCCCGCCTGTACGCGGACAACCGGGTCAACCGCATCTACGGCGGCACCAGCGAGGTCATGAAGTCGATCATCGCCAAGTCCATGGGCCTGTGA
- a CDS encoding peptidase inhibitor family I36 protein yields MHRISALTVTSIALALGLGAGPVAVAAAENAAVESARASYSCSPGYFCIYSDWNGGGTRCQWSDKQRANTADDCSFIQRGQNVRSVWNATGHRVQYYTQTNYNARVGSTPAGNGGNLQGNYQIRSFKPQ; encoded by the coding sequence ATGCATCGCATCAGTGCGCTCACCGTCACCTCGATCGCCTTGGCCCTGGGACTCGGCGCCGGGCCCGTCGCCGTCGCGGCGGCCGAGAACGCCGCCGTCGAAAGCGCCAGGGCTTCCTACAGCTGCAGCCCCGGATATTTCTGTATCTACAGCGACTGGAACGGAGGTGGCACCCGCTGCCAGTGGTCGGACAAGCAGCGGGCGAACACCGCCGACGACTGCTCGTTCATCCAGCGCGGCCAGAACGTCCGCTCCGTGTGGAACGCGACCGGGCACCGCGTCCAGTACTACACCCAGACCAACTACAACGCCCGGGTCGGATCCACCCCCGCAGGAAACGGCGGCAACCTCCAGGGGAACTACCAGATCCGCTCCTTCAAGCCCCAGTAG
- a CDS encoding VOC family protein, with amino-acid sequence MFDGVRTVMVFAADPEASARWYGELLGVPVRVDVGDTGAVYAWVVTGGVELGFHPVDDVRNPRGGSPVVYWSVADVAAVRERLLAAGCEHHRGPLVIEPGRRIAQLRDPFGTIIGIDGP; translated from the coding sequence ATGTTCGACGGCGTACGCACCGTGATGGTTTTCGCGGCGGACCCCGAGGCTTCCGCGCGGTGGTACGGGGAGCTGCTCGGTGTCCCGGTGCGGGTCGATGTCGGTGACACGGGCGCCGTCTACGCCTGGGTCGTGACCGGCGGGGTCGAGCTCGGCTTCCACCCCGTCGACGACGTGCGCAACCCGAGGGGCGGCAGCCCGGTCGTGTACTGGAGCGTGGCCGACGTGGCCGCGGTCCGGGAGCGGCTGCTGGCCGCCGGCTGCGAGCACCACCGAGGCCCCCTGGTGATCGAGCCGGGCCGCCGTATCGCGCAGCTCCGCGACCCGTTCGGCACGATCATCGGCATCGACGGCCCGTAG